The sequence tgaaaaatatataaaaacatttataaatacaaccgccaatacctgggtaaacattacactataatcttaaaataaataattactacaatacaacagagatgtatagtctctatggttaaaaatacattaaatctggggatgtaaaaggtccccaatgtcaaagtactaatactaataagatttggaggtgtaaagtctccaagtgtcaaaatgaaatttatactaaataaatcaatcgGGTCTAGactgttaagaggctgtcaatacctaaagcgcgcacactgtctatttctatcggagtaaatgagatagcactgtcgcatgttactgggcctgggcaagggaataataagaaaaatatttaaataaaaaaagtggattattagtgtaatatttttctcaaccacggtttagatataatttaattgcagacccataagtcgaaacaataaagacatagaaccgtttaattgtgattttaagaccaatctttgcaattattttctatcgatccgatttcgttcaatcatgtatcgagtacaaccacggtctttgaaatataattaatatgaacatatatttttcttacttgactaaaacaaatagtctttcttaaaaaactgtttaagtaacatcaatttcaaggacattgggtgttgacagcctcttaagctagcagtctcataaacgaaTGCTACAGCATACATTtataactagtatgtatccaaAGTTAATTATAtgatacaatattacagagacgtatagtctccacggttaatacattaagttaggagatgtataaggtccccacggtctaaGAAAcccattaataagatttggaggtgtgaAAGCTCTCTTAAGTGtcatagaataaataaacaaatacatgTCTCACGTCTCGTCTTCTGATACTTACCCAAAACAACGGACACGGCACTACACATGATGACCCGCACGGCGCTGAGCAAGGAGTGTTGCAGGGGATGGCACACGTCGAGCAGGAGGATCGGCATAGCGACGTGCAACTGGTGCAGGAGCGACATCTGGCGCAGGAACATTTTGACTTGCAGCCTCCGCACTAAACCATTATTAAAGCATTTCAGATATAATGTCGTGGTAAGGTTTTTCAAAGTACTACAGTGCGGGccatggtttaaaaaaaaaagaagggaAGTAACTGAAAATAAAGTATTAGATACTAGTTTCGAAAAACGAACTTACTGAACGTAGGTTTTATACAGATTTAAGGAAGTATAAGTAAAGCTCACCTTCAATGATGATGGTAAGTCTGTCTTGCTCTGTaataaaacagaaataaattattgaaatagtACAATCAAGATCTATGACATCGAAATCGGTGTGATCAAACCGCCAAATAAAATGGCACCTTTTGTATTCTTCGATATAAGCGCAATGTTTCAACAAATTTTGATTCGCTAAATTTTACCATGGATACAAATATTAAGCACAAAGAAAACTCCTACTTTAGATAGGACAAAATGAGGTATCAAATGAACCACTTGACCATATCGCAATCATAAGAATGTTTGTAgtagtaaataaatgtaatcaCCCTACGTCTACAGCACGTTTTGAAACAAGCTTGAACGATGGCAGTCTGATGGAAGACAGCTTTACTGTCACTATCCTTGGGCATCTTCTTCCAGGTTTTCGGGTTCGCCAGCTGTATGTAGGTATTAGACAAGCCGAACAGATTGTGCTCCTTGTCCAGGGCCAGGACCGTGGATAGGGCTTTATGGGTAGAGTGATGTTCAGGCAGATCTTCTCCGACCGAGCTTTCTGACGTGGACTGCATCAATGACTCTCTAAAAATTAACacaatttataagaaaatattaccGTTTTAGTTTTATGACATAAATTAGGATCGCAGATAATCCCTACTGATTTTCAAAAGCGGATATTCTCTagaataattatttgattttatgcTCGATTTTGGTAAGTTCATTGAGAATACAAAATTAAGACAGTGAAAAAACCGCCGCCAAATAGATAATTGGAAACCTAACCATGTAAGGTATCTTTCAGAATtatttcgtcaggtgacaagcaaaacccaccaattaccaccacaagttcatagccataataaACCATATTGCTTATagaataaggttgatttttgtttaatatgtttttaggaataagtgagttttgcttgtcacttGACGATTTATAAATGCAAAGTTACCTTTACCACATTTCTCCTTTTCTGTACCTTGACACTCGTTTACGTCTAACCATGGCACCAGTTAGTGCATTTACTTTGCTGGAAGGATATCACATCTAATCATTCGCTTTCCGCTACAACGCGAACGTTATAACCAGATTCGATAGTAAAACCAACTGATAAAGCCCGCGCACCATTGGCATTGGGCAGACAGTACATAACCCTTTTTTCACCAataaggtataaaaatatattataactcAAAAAGTTCCTTATTTAAAGGGATACAATTTTCTCTAGAAATCTTCAATGGGAGTTTACAAAAAGTTTCTTCAAGCCAGGTGAACCCCAGCTTTTATAACTATTTAGACTATGTCATCCACCCACCTTGCGTCAGGAGATCCATCTCGACTCTCACTGAGCCACTTGGTTTTGGTTAGGCTCAGAATTTTTGGATTGCCACATTTATTCTCGTCCTCCCCGTCGTCGTCTTTGTGAGGTGGCTAAAAATTCAACAACAAATATTCGTGAAatatttacgtattattttatacacacatatatatatatatatatatatatatatatcagtcTCATCGTAGTGTTTATCCCCGTTACGAGTACATCCTTGATTGCAGCATCGGTGGCCGTGATCCGCATATCGAAATCTCCTCCTTCAATTTCCTTTTGAAAATAATCTCAGAACATTTACAATCTGTAGTTCAATTCAAATTAATTTTGCTCATAATTTAGTAATTAAGTACTTTACAATGAATAAAGCCTGTTACATAAAAATTACCAGAGGTATTGTTTCCGATGCTATTTCCTCGATTTTTTCGGGAAAATATTCGATATTCCCAAATTTCCCAGAGCTCTCGATAAGTTCGTGGAATGCTACGGATCTTTGAACTTCTATAGCAGTGTCGTTATCTTTACTGGTGCCAACCTGAACAGAATACCAAACGAAGACTATTAATACTCGTATTCAAGTATTACCTTAGAACTTCCATCAGTGTCACAAAAAGATAACCAATTACATTATACAGAGTTCAGACCAAATACATATTAAACCTATTGCCGTAGATATGGCTTGTTATTACATTTACTCAGATTGGCTTTGCGCGTTAAAATgagagtttaaaataaatacaatcttTGAATACCTGCCTAGGCAATTAAGCATTGTTATTATATACCAACATTTAGTTAAAGTAAGAGGGAGCATTTCATTAAATCCATCCTAACCTcttcattatcattatcaataaTGTGTAGCGACTGACGACTGTGTGCCGACTCACAGCCAACAGTTGACTTGTTTCCCGGGTTTCCTGGGGTGATGTTGCCCACGAGGCAAACGTACACCAAGTTCACATTTGGTACGGAATAGCTGCCTAACAGTTGCTTTGAGGTCGGCATCGTAGTagtttatttagttattgtgtTGTCATCTGAAATGAAAGTTGTGTTTAAACCAAAGACTAACTTTGAATACTTAATAGTCGTATTACAATAGTTAAAAACAAAGTCTCGAACTTGTTAACCTTTTGCTACACCCTAAGCAAGAATTTTCTCCAATTTTCAATCAAACTtcactcagaaaaatcaacgcTTGGCACTCACCACAGTGGATGAAATAAGgttaaagaaaaagaagaagtcctgaatatataaaaattataactgacctttaattttgatataggtaatgtcttgtttttattttgagaTTTCTTCTCGTTCTTATTAATGATTCAGTGTGCTAGGCATTTTCCGATTCCCAAATGACTCGGTGTAAGCTAAATATTATCTATTTCAAAGAAACTAACACATCATGGTGAGGGTCtgaaattttaaaaacagattttttgatGCAGTCATACTGACAGGTAAATTGAATTTTACTCTTTTGATTCTAAAATAATATGAGCCAATGACAAAAGAAAATTCTTTAGAAGTTTAAATAGGTTTAGGAGGCAGTTGTTTGCCAACCTTTACGAGGTATAACATTAGGTACCGGTAGGCTGTTACCATTTTTACAAATGTGCAATGTgctaatttgaaaaatatggAGATGTTTTCGCACACTTGAAGAATCCCaccgaacatttttttttaaatcgaaattattttacGAGGAATGTTCGAAATTCTGAAAAATTAGGCACTTCAGCACTTTCAGTtattcagttttattttatgtacttatttttatgttatgagCCTACTTGATTCGTACAGCTAATAAACTAGAACTAGAAAAGGTCACCCGGCCACACAACCATTTCAAAAACGCCAAAACGTGTAATTGTATGAAATTAGCCTATTATCTGATTAGGAAGTAATTTTTCACGTAGACAAAGCCGTGTCACGGTGTGACGAATTATGACCCCGTCCAATTGTTTAACTGAAAAATGTAGTAAGTCTTTATGAAATGTAGACGTTGTTACGACTATTCTCTTTTGGTTATTTTACAGGAATAACTAACTTAACAGCGACgagatttatataaaaatagacttACAGTATAGGGTATAAAAGCACTGTTACGGCTTATATAAGTTTGATGGTTTCTACGGATGTGGATTTCTGTATTGAGTAACAAATTAAAACGAAAATTACGCCGATTATAGGTATTTCAATACCTAGGATAGGATTCGATCATTGAGAATTACTTTTATCGACTATTGCGATCAAGTTAAAGTTTCAAggcaaatatgttttattaaggATCTACATTTGTAGTTTAAGCTAATTTAAAATTTGCTCATCAATTAAAACTATCTGTTCTGAATTTCTgataatatagaagagtgagcAAAAGGTACATGTTGGAAGGGGAAAAGGGTGGCTTATCGCCGTTCTCCTGATGCCTCCAACAAGAacagtttcaatattattttcctttaaattatatcaattatatttttgttttactggCCTATGAGCGATCTCAGCCCGTAATATACAATCAAAAATCAATTATGtagttatatatgtattttaattatacaatCGTGACATAATAGAGAGATTTtgagtcgagtaccgtgtttaggcaacgaagcttgcttagttgcttaagtaaggtacgagattgaaaagcttgattatttatttattttattttatttcttaggaaaacttacagctagaGTATCAAAATAGGTTGTTGAggctgttctcatctatgggcaggggcaccccagtatcAGCTTCAGCAGtatccctctggaccgcattcaacgaagagcgactcgaattgtcgactgccagtgcatttcggatcggcttgactccttggcgctgcgtagagatgtggcctcgctctgcattttctatcgcatgtacaacggggagtgctccgaggaattgttcggattaatccctgccgcttcttttcgccatcgccctacgcgacaacatt is a genomic window of Cydia pomonella isolate Wapato2018A chromosome 15, ilCydPomo1, whole genome shotgun sequence containing:
- the LOC133525916 gene encoding uncharacterized protein LOC133525916 isoform X2, coding for MPTSKQLLGSYSVPNVNLVYVCLVGNITPGNPGNKSTVGCESAHSRQSLHIIDNDNEEVGTSKDNDTAIEVQRSVAFHELIESSGKFGNIEYFPEKIEEIASETIPLPPHKDDDGEDENKCGNPKILSLTKTKWLSESRDGSPDARESLMQSTSESSVGEDLPEHHSTHKALSTVLALDKEHNLFGLSNTYIQLANPKTWKKMPKDSDSKAVFHQTAIVQACFKTCCRRRSKTDLPSSLKCGGCKSKCSCARCRSCTSCTSLCRSSCSTCAIPCNTPCSAPCGSSCVVPCPLFWSKPCPPKPCPSKPCPTCSGCCTPVCNKECPRFGFQVSVIKKPKYDPVYPFLARSCNHHPCCMPPSSCFPYLMPCFWPSRSGAPCSEPSQCFHNPPCPKGRTPRGKVHPLEVCPHGKLCVGKDKGAKCENYSCIGRNNEALAKALTDYNHETGKHK
- the LOC133525916 gene encoding uncharacterized protein LOC133525916 isoform X3, with product MPTSKQLLGSYSVPNVNLVYVCLVGNITPGNPGNKSTVGCESAHSRQSLHIIDNDNEEVGTSKDNDTAIEVQRSVAFHELIESSGKFGNIEYFPEKIEEIASETIPLPPHKDDDGEDENKCGNPKILSLTKTKWLSESRDGSPDARESLMQSTSESSVGEDLPEHHSTHKALSTVLALDKEHNLFGLSNTYIQLANPKTWKKMPKDSDSKAVFHQTAIVQACFKTCCRRRSKTDLPSSLKCGGCKSKCSCARCRSCTSCTSLCRSSCSTCAIPCNTPCSAPCGSSCVVPCPLFWSKPCPPKPCPSKPCPTCSGCCTPVCNKECPRFGFQVSVIKKPKYDPVYAEIEPKSSCVLAKPFLARSCNHLHITIFLVSVPQFVFLGTSAMSRRTVC
- the LOC133525916 gene encoding uncharacterized protein LOC133525916 isoform X1; this translates as MPTSKQLLGSYSVPNVNLVYVCLVGNITPGNPGNKSTVGCESAHSRQSLHIIDNDNEEVGTSKDNDTAIEVQRSVAFHELIESSGKFGNIEYFPEKIEEIASETIPLPPHKDDDGEDENKCGNPKILSLTKTKWLSESRDGSPDARESLMQSTSESSVGEDLPEHHSTHKALSTVLALDKEHNLFGLSNTYIQLANPKTWKKMPKDSDSKAVFHQTAIVQACFKTCCRRRSKTDLPSSLKCGGCKSKCSCARCRSCTSCTSLCRSSCSTCAIPCNTPCSAPCGSSCVVPCPLFWSKPCPPKPCPSKPCPTCSGCCTPVCNKECPRFGFQVSVIKKPKYDPVYAEIEPKSSCVLAKPFLARSCNHHPCCMPPSSCFPYLMPCFWPSRSGAPCSEPSQCFHNPPCPKGRTPRGKVHPLEVCPHGKLCVGKDKGAKCENYSCIGRNNEALAKALTDYNHETGKHK